Proteins encoded in a region of the Labrus bergylta chromosome 9, fLabBer1.1, whole genome shotgun sequence genome:
- the LOC109993503 gene encoding rho GTPase-activating protein 22, which produces MELHCLPTETPTTSSSCSMDPLYDNCPPFAQRGRAREKEMETRVVCPAVTRLPGPRSHQPGLAPAVAEVPTLVRGSLGTGAWPDHSYCSWRGGLVRAGWEAELAPEVNRGRGGDKGAGEQGGSWGVHPKHSPKPSQSEEHRSALSVYDNLPEAVTPDSLQEVFDMETGITDPLQGQIYGGWASEQGLTEDDKSTWSSCEIILAETGPSNQDQNPDEDRRLDQEPELDSGSSDPLSPPQHISVCSSQSSQTESQILWPPAEAQQPELPSWSPRVPPPVPLADPSASALRSLLTNLQQQIGRQREEYEDRINSLEQRNEELQLEVVRLKTNMAQQRHWYQVVQAKIVESERARAAAELRNATLQREMEQFFDTFGELNNEAKKTECIVKSF; this is translated from the exons ATGGAGCTGCACTGTCTTCCTACTGAGACCCCCACCACATCCAGTTCCTGCTCCATGGaccccctatacgacaactgccCACCTTTTGCCCAGCGAGGGAGGGCCAGGGAGAAGGAAATGGAGACTAGGGTTGTGTGCCCGGCTGTAACAAGACTCCCAGGCCCCAGAAGCCATCAGCCTGGTCTGGCCCCAGCTGTGGCTGAGGTTCCCACACTGGTCAGAGGGAGTCTAGGGACTGGCGCCTGGCCAGATCACAGCTACTGCAGCTGGAGAGGAGGCCTGGTAAGAGCAGGCTGGGAGGCAGAGCTGGCTCCAGAAGtaaacagagggagaggaggagacaaaggagCAGGAGAACAGGGAGGTAGCTGGGGAGTTCATCCTAAACACAGTCCAAAGCCATCTCAGAGTGAGGAGCACAGGAGCGCTCTCTCAGTGTATGATAACCTCCCCGAAGCAGTCACTCCAGACAGCCTCCAGGAGGTGTTTGACATGGAAACGGGCATCACGGACCCCCTGCAGGGGCAGATATATGGAGGGTGGGCCTCCGAGCAGGGACTGACAGAGGATGACAAAAGCACCTGGTCCTCCTGTGAGATCATCCTTGCTGAAACTGGTCCCAGTAATCAGGACCAAAATCCAGACGAGGACAGGAGGCTTGACCAGGAGCCAGAGCTGGACTCAGGATCCTCGGATCCCTTGTCACCTCCTCAACATATTTCAGTATGTTCCTCTCAGTCGTCCCAAACTGAGAGCCAGATTCTGTGGCCCCCAGCTGAAGCCCAGCAACCAGAGCTCCCATCCTGGTCTCCCAGGGTGCCCCCTCCAGTGCCTTTGGCTGACCCCTCGGCCAGCGCCCTCCGCAGCCTCCTCACCAACCTCCAGCAGCAAATAGGGAGACAGAGGGAAGAGTATGAGGACCGAATAAACAG TCTAGAACAAAGAAATGAAGAGCTGCAGTTGGAGGTGGTTCGGTTGAAAACGAACATGGCACAGCAGCGGCACTGGTACCAGGTCGTCCAGGCGAAGATCGTAGAATCTGAGAGGGCCCGGGCTGCTGCAGAGCTACGCAATGCAACTCTGCAGAGGGAGATGGAGCAGTTCTTCGATACCTTTGGAGAGCTTAACAATGAGGCAAAGAAGACGGAGTGTATTGTCAAAAGCTTCTGA